In a single window of the Coffea eugenioides isolate CCC68of chromosome 3, Ceug_1.0, whole genome shotgun sequence genome:
- the LOC113765445 gene encoding flowering time control protein FPA-like, translating to MPPPTSKSTSSLSSDGEAPASNNLWIGNLSPEVTDSELTALFEKHGPVDSITNYASRSYGFVYYKKIEDAKSAKEKLQGTILHGNPIKIEFAKPAKPCKSLWVAGISQSVSKEELEEEFTRFGKIQEFKFLRDRNTAYVDFSRLEDASQALKNMNGRRIGGDQIRVDFLRSQPSRREQLPDFRDAREGHFPNRSIGPPDTRWMAQESIQVGSKRHQFQSPGGRRGDGQPSKVLWISYPPSVQIDEDMLHNAMILFGEIERIKTFEDRNYAFVQFRSVDEARLAKEGLQGKLFSDPRISIEYSNSELAPNKDYLGNYPGTKGTRPDTYLNDVPFRHGQMDIISHDSGVLPPRGAPGPDGIMRPLGPQGNFDLQGGHHAHLGGPNWRRSSPAPGLLSSPSASLNLPNRSASSAWDVFDASQLQRESKRSRVEGTLQAHNSSFPARRTDDQGLGLDEPYGLRTYAGSTDPLSNFEGRSHLSPVGMQISVGGLGKRIPEPDYVWRGIIAKGGSLICHARCVPIGEGISSEIPEVVNCTARTGLDLLTKHYADAVGFSIAFFLPDSEADFASYTEFLRYLGARNRAGVAKFDDGTTLFLVPPSDFLTNVLKVTGPERLYGVVLEFPQAAPASSNIPPSLVQPQYVDAQQQASSLTGYNEIAQEEIGIQMGYNKVVPEDMKPPLKMLGSSLNSTPPINNAAVSQAGLKLTPDLIATLASIYQGNSKSSGSESSSVQSASTTLGPALNITPAPDKGLPQGWQHERQVPEQAGYVTQQFNSQFHSQAQFIPQVHAYPAVSNTLNLPAQGALGYSQIQDRGFNMQPQGAVSSRPIASATPSQGQVSALSNVDQQHQLGMPHDPLKGHGMAQGTDALRLYGSSVLHQPTNLVTLGSEINGPNVLQHASMPQTTEADVRNQVQEHHSALQGAGQDTSETEEEKNRRYQSTLLFAVNLLNRVQQPPGTQTGQGSGS from the exons ATGCCGCCGCCGACGAGCAAATCAACGTCGTCGCTGTCTTCCGACGGGGAGGCGCCGGCATCGAACAATCTCTGGATCGGTAATCTATCCCCTGAAGTTACCGATTCGGAATTGACGGCGCTCTTCGAAAAGCACGGGCCGGTCGATAGCATAACCAATTACGCATCTCGAAGCTATGGCTTCGTATATTATAAGAAAATTGAGGACGCCAAATCCGCCAAAGAAAAGCTTCAGGGCACAATTCTCCATGGGAACCCGATTAAGATCGAGTTCGCTAAACCG GCTAAACCATGTAAGAGCTTATGGGTGGCTGGAATAAGCCAATCTGTCTCAAAAGAAGAACTGGAAGAAGAATTTACGAGATTTGGTAAAATCcaggaatttaaatttcttAGAGACCGTAATACTGCATATGTCGACTTTTCTAGATTAGAGGATGCTTCTCAAGCGTTGAAGAATATGAATGGGAGGAGAATTGGTGGGGATCAGATACGTGTGGATTTTCTTCGATCACAACCTTCTAGAAGA GAGCAGTTACCTGATTTTCGTGATGCAAGGGAAGGACATTTCCCCAACAGGAGCATTGGCCCTCCAGATACACGGTGGATGGCACAAGAGTCTATCCAAGTTGGGTCAAAACGACAT CAATTCCAGTCTCCAGGAGGGCGGAGGGGAGATGGTCAACCAAGCAAGGTCTTGTGGATAAGTTATCCTCCTTCAGTTCAGATTGATGAAGACATGTTGCATAATGCAATGATTCTGTTTGGTGAGATAGAAAGGATTAAAACTTTTGAAGACAGGAACTATGCGTTTGTACAATTTAGAAGTGTAGATGAAGCACGACTTGCAAAAGAAGGTTTGCAAGGCAAGCTTTTTAGTGATCCACGAATCTCAATTGAGTATTCAAACAGTGAACTTGCACCAAACAAAGATTACTTGGGGAATTATCCTGGAACCAAAGGGACAAGGCCAGATACGTACCTGAATGATGTTCCATTTAGGCATGGACAAATGGACATAATTAGTCATGATTCTGGAGTTTTGCCACCTCGTGGAGCCCCTGGACCTGATGGCATTATGAGGCCATTAGGTCCTCAAGGAAATTTTGATCTTCAAGGTGGTCATCACGCCCATTTGGGGGGTCCAAATTGGAGAAGATCTTCTCCTGCACCTGGCCTGCTGTCTTCACCTTCTGCCAGTCTCAATCTGCCAAATAGATCTGCATCAAGTGCTTGGGATGTCTTTGATGCCAGCCAACTTCAGAGGGAGTCCAAAAGATCAAGGGTTGAGGGAACTTTGCAAGCTCACAATTCATCATTTCCTGCCAGAAGAACTGATGACCAAGGGTTGGGTTTGGATGAACCATATGGGCTTCGTACATACGCAGGTTCTACAGATCCTCTTTCTAATTTTGAAGGAAGAAGTCATCTTAGCCCAGTTGGCATGCAAATTTCAGTTGGTGGACTAGGAAAGCGCATTCCTGAGCCTGATTATGTGTGGCGAGGGATTATTGCAAAAGGTGGCTCACTTATTTGCCATGCCCGTTGTGTTCCTATAGGGGAAGGTATCAGTTCTGAGAT TCCAGAGGTTGTTAATTGCACAGCTCGGACTGGGTTGGACTTGTTAACCAAGCATTATGCTGATGCTGTTGGTTTTAGCATCGCATTCTTCTTACCCGACAGTGAAGCTGATTTTGCTTCATATACAGAGTTTTTGAGATACTTGGGAGCTAGAAATCGGGCTGGTGTTGCCAAGTTTGACGATGGCACCACCTTGTTCTTGGTGCCTCCATCTGATTTTCTGACCAATGTTCTTAAGGTTACGGGACCTGAAAGGCTTTATGGAGTTGTTTTAGAGTTTCCCCAAGCAGCTCCTGCTAGCTCAAATATTCCGCCGTCATTGGTTCAGCCGCAGTATGTGGATGCACAGCAGCAAGCTAGTTCTCTAACTGGATATAATGAGATAGCGCAGGAGGAAATTGGTATACAAATGGGTTATAACAAGGTGGTACCGGAAGATATGAAACCACCTCTGAAAATGTTGGGCTCCTCTTTGAATTCTACTCCGCCAATCAATAATGCTGCAGTTTCTCAAGCTGGACTTAAATTAACACCTGATCTTATTGCCACTCTAGCTTCTATATATCAGGGAAACAGTAAGTCATCTGGTTCAGAAAGTTCATCAGTACAGTCTGCTTCAACAACATTGGGCCCTGCATTAAATATTACCCCTGCACCTGATAAAGGACTTCCACAAGGGTGGCAGCATGAACGTCAAGTTCCTGAGCAAGCAGGTTATGTTACACAACAATTCAACAGCCAGTTTCATAGCCAAGCACAATTTATTCCACAAGTTCATGCTTATCCTGCGGTGTCAAACACCCTCAATCTTCCTGCTCAAGGTGCCCTTGGCTATAGCCAAATCCAAGATCGTGGTTTCAACATGCAACCTCAAGGTGCTGTGTCATCTAGACCAATTGCCTCTGCAACCCCATCTCAAGGACAGGTTTCAGCCTTGTCTAATGTTGACCAGCAGCATCAACTTGGAATGCCCCATGATCCTCTGAAGGGGCATGGGATGGCACAGGGAACTGATGCATTGAGGTTGTATGGTTCGTCGGTCCTTCACCAGCCTACAAATCTTGTAACATTGGGCAGTGAGATTAATGGTCCCAATGTCCTACAGCATGCTTCTATGCCACAAACTACTGAAGCTGATGTTAGGAATCAGGTGCAGGAGCATCATTCAGCTTTGCAAGGAGCAGGCCAGGATACATCTGAGACTGAGGAAGAAAAGAATAGACGCTATCAATCAACTTTACTATTTGCTGTCAATCTCCTTAACAGGGTGCAGCAACCACCTGGAACTCAGACTGGGCAAGGTTCTGGCAGCTGA